The bacterium genomic interval GCCCAGCATTCGGTCCGTGGAGTGGACCCCGCCGGAGGCCAGCATCTGCCATCGCAGTTCGGCGAGTGCCCCTAGATGAAGCGCCAGATCCATTGTCATCAGCCCGGTATCGGCGATGGGAAGGAAAACCTGCCATCGGCGCGGGGGCCTCTCCATGTCGAACATCGTCAGCATGGCCTTGGCTATGCCGGCCGCGGCGCCCGCGGCATTGCTGAACCACCCCACCGACTGGCCGAGCCGTTCGGGATCTCTTGCCACGGCTTCCAGGTCTCGAGTGGTCGCCTCGAGCACGGCCACGGAGGCCAAGATCCGCCCGATGCGCCAACCGATGCGGATCGGATCCAGATACCCGGGCGGCTGCGGCAGCACGAACCCGGCAGTGGCCGACACGGCAAGACCAAGCGATCGGGCCTGCATGATGGCCTCCTTGGCGTCATCCAGCAGACCGGCGCGTTCATCCGTTAACCGCTGCCGGGCCTGCTCGACAAAAGCCTCCCGCACTTGGGGGCGGTTGTCCACCAGCAGCGTCCCGCTTGTCAGAACCTCGTGGATGACCGGAAGGATGTGTGAGTTGAGCGCGAACGGCATGACTATGCCCGGTTCTCCCCCGAGAGGGTTGACGTCGGAGATACGGTCGAGGAACTCGCGCACCTCATCCTCTTCCGTGCCGTCGTCGAAGACCAACCCCAGCTCGATGTCCGTGTCGGGGTAGCTCGGCCCCTGACCGTACCGGCCGTAGAGATAGACCGCCGCGACCTCGCGCGGCTGGGCAAAGAACGTCTTCAAATTCTCGATTGCCTGCAACAGAAGCCTCCGGGAGCCCGTCTGATCCCAGTGTACACCGCCCTTTCCCCCGCCTCAACCGTGGAAACGCATTTCCGGGCGGAGGTAATCAATCGTGCGGGATGGAATTGTCTGGTTCGTTCGACGCATCTGCGGATTGAGGAGGCATGTTGCAGGATGACACCAACCGGGGTGATCCCGATGCCCGATGAGATGTGGCGCGTCGGGCTGGCCGCCGTGCCTATCGTCATCGTGCTCGTGGGTTTGCTCGGACTGAATTGGAGCGGCGTGCGGTCCGGCGCCGTGGCGCTGGCTGCCGCCGCAGCGCTTGCGCTTGTCGTCTTCGCAGTGCCCGCGGGTGCCGTGGTGGTTGCGCTGTGGCGCTCTCTTGCCTTGAGCCTTCACGTGCTCTACATCATCTGGGCCGCCCTCGTCCTGTACAAGTTCGCCGACGAGTCGGGCGCGATACGTAGCATCGGGCGCGCCATCGGGCACCTCACCGGCGACCGCGTACTGCAGTTGCTGATCATCGGATTCGCGTTCAGTTCGTTCCTGCAGGGAGTAGCCGGGTTCGGCGTTCCCGTCGCGGTCACCGCCCCACTGCTTCTGGGGCTGGGATTCACGCCGCTTGAATCCGCCGCGATCCCTTTGATCGGCCACGCTTGGTCGGTGACGATGGGAGACATGGCCTCCTCGTTCCAGGCGCTCCGCGCCGTCACCGGCCTGCCGCCGCATGAGATGGGCAACTGGATCGCGGTGTTCCTGGGACTCTCCGCGGTTGCAAGCGGGTTCGCGGTCGCCCACATGCACGGCGGAACCCGATCAGCCGGGCGCGCCTTTGGCTCGATTCTGACGATGGGCCTGGCGATGGGTCTGACGCACCTGGTGCTTTCGGTCACGCAGTACTGGACGATAGCCTCGTTCGGCGCCGGAATGGTCGGCCTTGCCGTCGGCATCGGCCTCGCCCGACTGGGCAAGCGCGGTAACGCCGGCGAGGCGCCCGCGGGCTCCGGTGCCGGGGAGATGCCGTTCCAGACGGCCTTTCTGCCCTACTACGTCCTGATCGCGGTGATCGCCACCGCCACGTTCGTGCCCGGGCTGCACCAAACCCTCGAGCGCGTGGCATTCACCTTCAGGTATCCCGAGATCACGACCGGTCTTGGCTGGAAGACGGGTGCAGGGGCGTTTGCGCTCCCGATCTTCGGCCACCCCGGCGCGTTACTCCTGTACGCTTCCGGGATCGCGGCTGTGCTGTTCAAGCTCCTGGGCCGCCCGTCGCCGGACTGGGGCGCCGTCTGGAAGGGCGTGCGCAAGCAGGGACTGCCGACAACGCTGACGATACTGACCCTGGTCGGCACCGCGATGATCATGCTCTACAGCGGCATGACCTACCTCCTTGCCCGCGGGCTCGTTCTGCTGGTGGGATCGTTCTTCCCGTTGATATCGCCTTTCATCGGCCTGCTGGGAGCGGTGATCACCGGAAGCAACACCAACTCGAACGTGCTGTTCGGCGCGCTTCAGCGCGACGGGGCGCAGATGCTGGCCATGAATCCGGCTCTGATGGCCGCGCTGCAATCCTCCGGGGGCTCTCTCGGCTCGATGATTGCGCCGGCAAAGGTGGTCCTCGCGACCGCAACCACCGGGCTTCTAGGGCAGGAAGGTAGGGTCATGCGGGCCACCGCCCCGTACGCGATCGCGATGACCGCGGTACTCGGCCTGCTGGGATGGATCCTGCTGTCGCGATAGGACGCGAGCGCGCCATCACCCCTTCGCCGGCCATCCAAGTGCCTGCTCTATCACGCGCGCGCAACCGAGCAGCGTGCCCTCGCGGAACCGGCCTGCAGCCAGTTGCACCGCCACGGGCAGCCCTTCGTCGGTGAGACCTGCCGGAAGGACGATCGCGGGAAGGCCTGCCAGGTTGTACAGCCGTGAGAACCTGCCCAGCATTCGGCGCACCTGGGGCCATGCGGCGCCCTGCGGGTCGGCATCTTCCAGACGAGGTGCGCCGGCGGGCAGTGCGGGCCCCAGCAGGAGATCCACCTCACCGAAAGCATCGGAGAGCTCGATCGTAACCCGCGACTGGACCTTCCGCGCCTCGGAAAGCATCTCTGCGGTGATCTCCTCACCCTGGTCCAGCAGGACGCGCACGTCCCGGCCGTAGCGCTCTCTCATCCCCGGATAGGCATCGCGGTGAAACGCGGCCGCTTCGGCAAGAAGCAGCGTTACCTGGGCCAGGTTGGCCTCCTCGGGAGCCCGCAGGCAAACCGGACGAACGGTGAAGCCGGCCTCTACGCACGCGCGGGCAGCGTCGTCCACCGCCCGGGATGCGGCAGGGTCGAGGTCCGACTCGAAGAACGGGCCTGCCAGCCGGCCCACGCGCAGGCCCGGCCGTGCCCGCGCCACCTGCTCGATATAGGCGTCCACCGGCACATCGCGCGAGGCAGGATCGGCCGGATCCATGCCTGCCATCACGCCTAGGAACAACGCCGCGTCCGTTACGCACCGTGCTATGGGACCTACGGTGTCAAACGATCCGGACAGCGGCAGAACGCCATGTCGGCTGATCCGGCCGAAGGTCGGCTTCAAGCCCACCACGCCGCAGAGGGCCGCGGGAATTCGTATCGAGCCGCCGGTATCGGTGCCGACCGCGCCGGCCGCCAGAGCGGCGGCCACGGCCGCGGCCGAACCTCCGCTCGACCCGCCCGCGACGCGATCGAGGCGCCAGGGATTGCGGGGGGTGCGGCCGTGCGGGTTGCGGCTGGTCATTCCCAGGGCGAACTCGTGCAGCGTCGTTGTGCCCAGCACGATCGCCCCCGCGGCCTCCAGCCGCCGCACCACGGTCGCGGTCGCGCGCGACGGCTCGCTCCCCAGGAACGACGAGCCCGCCGTGAGCGGCACACCCTCAATCTGAATCAGGTCCTTGACGGCAACCGGCACGCCGTGAAGCGGCCCGCGCCGGCGCCCTGAACGCGCCTCGGCGTCGCGGGTGACCGCTTCGGCTCGGGCGCGTCCGGCCAGGACGGTGACGTACGCCGCTACCTGCGGGTCTATGCTCGAGATCCGCTCCAGGTATGCTTCGACGGCACCGACCGCGGTGAGGCGCCCGTGGCGGATCCGCTCTGCCAGTGCCATCGCTGAGAGGCCGGTGGTCCCACTCATCGTTGATCCTTTCTTCGGACCGGCCCCTCTGTCCCTCTCCTGCCGGGGATAGGACTCGGGCGTGGCCCGCCTGCTGGGCGACACGATAACGCTGGCGGATCCTTCTGTGATTCAGGGCCTACGGGAGCGATACGAAGAGGACATCTAGGATTAGACGATCAGGTCGCCGGCGGGTCTGGCATCAGCATCCCGCGCAGCCGGTGTAGTGCCGAGGCCAGAATCCGGGAAACGTGTTTCTGGGACACGCCGATGCGTGCGGCGCACTCCGACTGCGTCAGATCGGTAAAGAAGATGTGGAAGACAACGACACGCTGGATCGGGTTGAGTATCTCCAGCGCTTCTATCAACATCATCCGGTCCTCCAGCGGCACCTCCAGCCAGGCCGCCTGCCGCCGTCCGGCCCTGTCCGCGTCCACCCTGGGCTGCCCGCCCTCGTCCTCCACGTCGAGCGAGATGGTTCGGACCACCTGACGCGTCTTGAGGATCTTGGTCAGCGATTCCGCGTCCATGGAGAGCATCTCGGCCAACCCGGTGAGGCCGGGGTAGCGGCCGTTCTCGCCGAGATGCTCGCCCACCGCCTGCTCGATCTGACCGTTGACCTGCTCCAGCCACCTGGGCCGGCGCAGCACCGACGCATGATCCCGCAGGTAGTG includes:
- a CDS encoding nucleotidyltransferase domain-containing protein, with amino-acid sequence MQAIENLKTFFAQPREVAAVYLYGRYGQGPSYPDTDIELGLVFDDGTEEDEVREFLDRISDVNPLGGEPGIVMPFALNSHILPVIHEVLTSGTLLVDNRPQVREAFVEQARQRLTDERAGLLDDAKEAIMQARSLGLAVSATAGFVLPQPPGYLDPIRIGWRIGRILASVAVLEATTRDLEAVARDPERLGQSVGWFSNAAGAAAGIAKAMLTMFDMERPPRRWQVFLPIADTGLMTMDLALHLGALAELRWQMLASGGVHSTDRMLGGIRAGLAPLIAFARLAAWYCEMPGGRGDAKVH
- a CDS encoding L-lactate permease, which gives rise to MTPTGVIPMPDEMWRVGLAAVPIVIVLVGLLGLNWSGVRSGAVALAAAAALALVVFAVPAGAVVVALWRSLALSLHVLYIIWAALVLYKFADESGAIRSIGRAIGHLTGDRVLQLLIIGFAFSSFLQGVAGFGVPVAVTAPLLLGLGFTPLESAAIPLIGHAWSVTMGDMASSFQALRAVTGLPPHEMGNWIAVFLGLSAVASGFAVAHMHGGTRSAGRAFGSILTMGLAMGLTHLVLSVTQYWTIASFGAGMVGLAVGIGLARLGKRGNAGEAPAGSGAGEMPFQTAFLPYYVLIAVIATATFVPGLHQTLERVAFTFRYPEITTGLGWKTGAGAFALPIFGHPGALLLYASGIAAVLFKLLGRPSPDWGAVWKGVRKQGLPTTLTILTLVGTAMIMLYSGMTYLLARGLVLLVGSFFPLISPFIGLLGAVITGSNTNSNVLFGALQRDGAQMLAMNPALMAALQSSGGSLGSMIAPAKVVLATATTGLLGQEGRVMRATAPYAIAMTAVLGLLGWILLSR
- a CDS encoding amidase, whose amino-acid sequence is MSGTTGLSAMALAERIRHGRLTAVGAVEAYLERISSIDPQVAAYVTVLAGRARAEAVTRDAEARSGRRRGPLHGVPVAVKDLIQIEGVPLTAGSSFLGSEPSRATATVVRRLEAAGAIVLGTTTLHEFALGMTSRNPHGRTPRNPWRLDRVAGGSSGGSAAAVAAALAAGAVGTDTGGSIRIPAALCGVVGLKPTFGRISRHGVLPLSGSFDTVGPIARCVTDAALFLGVMAGMDPADPASRDVPVDAYIEQVARARPGLRVGRLAGPFFESDLDPAASRAVDDAARACVEAGFTVRPVCLRAPEEANLAQVTLLLAEAAAFHRDAYPGMRERYGRDVRVLLDQGEEITAEMLSEARKVQSRVTIELSDAFGEVDLLLGPALPAGAPRLEDADPQGAAWPQVRRMLGRFSRLYNLAGLPAIVLPAGLTDEGLPVAVQLAAGRFREGTLLGCARVIEQALGWPAKG
- a CDS encoding sigma-70 family RNA polymerase sigma factor, translating into MPTGIACYDPETAARHYAHTHDPEARDALVRACEPLVRGIASDYRNPGQEEDLVQVGFLGLLNAIEHFDPSRGTPFLVFARHFIRGEIRHYLRDHASVLRRPRWLEQVNGQIEQAVGEHLGENGRYPGLTGLAEMLSMDAESLTKILKTRQVVRTISLDVEDEGGQPRVDADRAGRRQAAWLEVPLEDRMMLIEALEILNPIQRVVVFHIFFTDLTQSECAARIGVSQKHVSRILASALHRLRGMLMPDPPAT